The DNA segment CAGTTCCGTGTTGGCGCCACCTTGGTGCTCTTTGTTTTTGCCGCCTGCAGTAATCTGGCTCTCTTGGCCAGCGTGGGGCGTGGGCGGCGGCCACCTTCCCACCTGCGGCCACTGATGCTGAGCCTTGTGTCAGCAGACCTGATGATGACCTTTGTGGTGATGCCCCTGGATGCCGTGTGGAACGTGACGGTGCAGTGGCACGGCGGAGACGCCCTTTGCAAAGTGCTCTGCTTCCTAAAGCTTTTTGCCATGTATGCCTCTGCCTTCATTCTGGTGGTCATCAGTCTTGACCGCCACCATGTCATATTGCATCCTCTGAATTCCATCAAAGCACACAAAAGGAATCGACAAATGCTGCTGGTAGCCTGGACCCTTAGCATTCTGCTCGCAATGCCCCAGGTAAGACGTGAGTACAGGTGACATACAAGCACACAGACCACAAGAGCATAGCTATCACATGAGTACAGTTAGCGTTCAACTTCATAGTTAACACACAAGTCCAGgaataattaattattttacatTCACATCATTAGTTGTGTGATTGACAAGTTGTCACTGAACAGTGACAACCGTGCACCAACAGTGGAGGAAGTGTTGGAACTCTGTGTATGTTCAGCCGCTAAATGCTAACCACTACAGTGCCTGAACAGTGATGCTAATCTTTGATATCAAAATAGCTTGGAGCCGAAACCAATGCTCGAGCTGGAAAAGGAAAGATTGTCATTGAAAAACTTGGGCTGTGGATGCAGTGACACACTCTTATAAATGAGGCTACTGAAATTTAAATAACCAGCCTGTGAAGAAAAATTACCTCTTTTAAGTTCTAAATTGTAGAAACAAACAGGCTAGATGATTCTTTTGGGTCCAAGGTTGGCATCTCCTGTTTGGGATAGTGATAGAATTGATGCTGGACTACATGCATGAGCTGTTGCTGTGCTGGTGGCACTTCTCCTGATAAGCAAACTAGTTCCACAATCGGCAGAATTTCCACAACACAGCCCTCAGGTTGATCACTGAGCTAACATGTGTTGGCTAATGGAGGTTTTTACTGCTAGACTGGCATCAACCAGCCTGGTTTTATATGAAAATGCCTAAATATAATAGAATACTCATGTGTTGGCAGTTCCGGGTCCAAGTGTGGAATCATAGGAAGTAGCAGCCCATCAAAGGCTGTTTACATCTTTGTTGGTTCagtgctaacgctaaccctttTCAGTGCGCCGTTTTTTTCTGTTGAGTGTTTGTTTGAGGGTTTTCTTTTTACCACATACCATCAGCAGAGCCAGTATCACACCTGCAGTCATGACTGCGGCAGGAACACATGACTGCATCACACTGGTCAGTAATCCATTGATTGTAGCAGCATCTAGTTGTTGATTCTGAATGGCGGCAGGTTTGTCCATCCCTCATCATGGTTGGTTGGTTCTATTCCAATTATCCTGGTTGTACTGTGTACTTTAATGTGTGGTTGAGGTGACTATTAAGTTCTTTCCACTGATACCTGGAATGTATGTGAAAGTTCACCGTGAGCACGAAATCCCTGTAGGAATGTTCTACCTTCACTTTAGACCTGGGAAAGCTCTTGCTGTTAGCTCAGGCTAATGAGGACTGCTAACAATGAGAGGCTGGAAATGAGTGGGTTCTGAAGTGTGACCTTGGTCTTCATTTCAGACTCCCACCTGTGTGCAGGtaacagcctctctctctctctctccgtcttttATCGTAGCTCTTCATCTTCCGGGCTGTCAGAATGGAGGGTGCAGACTTCACTCAGTGTGCCACTCACGGCAGCTTCAGCCGCCGCTGGCAGGAAACTGTCTACAACATGTTTCACTTCATTACGCTGTATGTTgtccccctgctggtgatgagctgctgctacagccGCATCCTGCTGCACATCCACCTGCAACACCTGAGAGAAAAAGGTAAACCCTACCTGTATCACACCTGTAGCCCTTATGGACAGTTGTCTGTCATTTACGCACTGATGTAGCAAGGGgagcggcacacacacacacacacacacacacacacacacacgcacacacctagCATGACAACCATGACATCTCTGAGGTCATGCAGAGCACCTGTGGATATCCTCAGGTGATGGGGGAGCTACCAGGTGATATTAGGAAGGTGCTCTTTGAAGTTATTTGATGTTTAGTTTCCATGGAGACACACCTGTACATACAGAAGCAGGGCTCTCAAGCGAACGCAGCCCTGTGCGTGATGACATCGCTAGCAGCAACCTTTGGTCTTCCAGCAGGTGAGTCGTACCTGCGGCGCAGTGGAACCGACATCATCCCGAAGGCTCGAATGAAGACCCTGAAGATGACGGTGGTCATCGTGCTGTCCTTTGTTGTCTGCTGGACCCCGTACTACCTGCTAGGGATCTGGTACTGGTTCCAGCCTGACATGTTGCGTGTGACGCCAGAATATGTTCACCACGTGCTTTTCGTGTTTGGGAACCTCAACACCTGCTGTGACCCCGTCATCTACGGCTTCTACACGCCATCGTTCAGGGCTGACCTTGCCGCCTGTTTCCACCAGAAGAGAAGAAATGCAGCGCGAGCGCCACCCAACCGTGCACGGAGCAGAGATGTGGTGAACTAACGGACCAATCAGGGAAGCGGAGCTCGCCGATGTCCTGCTCCTCACTCACCATCTGAAAGGGGGTGAATTTAAAACtggactctgctcctctcaggtgtAACACTGACAGCTCAGTGTGGACTCCCTAACCCCCCCCGGCCCCCGACCCCCGACCCCCGACCCCTGGCCCCAAACCATGACAAGCATTTAAAACGATGATGAAACAAGTGAGTTGAAGATGAGTGAAACATGTTTTATGCTGTGAATCAGATCAGGAACTAAATCGTCCCATTCAGAAGGAACATTTTCTCCTCTGTGGTGTCAACGAGTAAAGAATACAGAGGCGTGACACTGTCGCCATGATAAAAACAAGCCTCTTCCAGCATGTTTTGAggttaaagaaaacaaataaacaaagttTTGTTCTCTAAATCTGCTTTATTTGGTTTTCATTTATCTCAACATACTAAATATGAAAGAAGTATCAGAAGAAAGATCCAACAGAAGCAGAGTTCATCTTAGGAGCCATGTTCACACCGATGCACTTGTCTTCTTCTTGGCTTCTATTTAAAGCTTCAAGGCTCCTTTCTGACAAATGTATTGAGGAGAGGATAAAGCTTGACTTTTCTTATTGGTTCTAGCCCTCAGCATCTCCAGCTAGCTGCTACTGCGTGTCGGCAGGTAGGTTCATCAATTTAAAGTTCATCACCCTTCAACTACAGAATTCCACTAAATTCATCTACCAACAGGAAACATCATAAAAAGTtaaaacagagggaaaacatgCTAATTATAACCAGTGAAACGTGTCTTTCTAATTTGGCAGAAATTCACTGttgaaagcaaagcaaaaacaaagaaatacaaAGTTTTTTCACCAGGTTCATGTTTTCAAACATAGACATGAGACATGGTGTTATTACAACAGCATCTGTGGTATTATTACAACAGCATCTGTGGTATTATTactgcagcatctgtggtaTTATTACAACAGCATCTGTGGTGTTATTACAACAGCATCTGTGGTATTATTACAACAGCATCTGTGGTATTATTACAACAGCATCTGTGGTATTATTACAACAGCATCTGTGGTGTTATTACAACAGCATCTGTGGTATTATTACAACAGCATCTGTGGTATTATTactgcagcatctgtggtattattacaacagcatctgtggtattattactgcagcatctgtggtattattacaacagcatctgtggtattattactgcagcatctgtggtattattacaacagcatctgtggtattattacaacagcatctgtggtattattactgcagcatctgtggtattattactgcagcatctgtggtaTTATCACAACGGCATCTGTGGTATTATTACAACAGCATCTGTGGTATTATTactgcagcatctgtggtattattactgcagcatctgtggtaTTATTACTGCAGCATGTGTAGTATTATTACTATAGTACATGTGGTATTATTACTATAGTACATGTGGTATTATTACTATAGTACATGTGATACTATTACTATAGTACATGTGGTATTATTACAACAGCATGTGTGGTATTATTACTATAGTACATGTGGTATTACTGCATTACATGTAGTTTTATTACTGTAGCATGTGCAGCATTATTACAGCAGCATCTGTGGTATTATTACAACAGCATGTgtggtattattattatagtacATGTGGTATTATTACAACAGCATGTGTGGTATTATTACTATAGTACATGTGGTATTACTGCATTACATGTAGTTTTATTACAGCAGCACGTGTGGTATTATCACAAGAGTACATgtagtattattattagaatACATGTGGTATTATTACTGCATGTAGCGTTATTACTGAGAGGTATCGTTGCAGTGAATGCAGTATTACTACTGTAGTACTGCAGGGTCTGCTTGTGAGTACTTGTGAGTCTTCATTATTTGGTTCTTTCACGTTAAATTCTAGAAAAATATTTTCCactttttacaaaagaaaatgtaaatcagGAAAGTTTtggtttgctttgatctttgtaACAAAGTAAAAACAGGCTTTTTCTTTGGACCTTGTTCAGCTTTGAGAGAATATTTGGCTGCTGATAAGAAACGACTTATCCACAGAAATACTAATTATTATTCTACAACCCAACAAGAAGTGAGGGCCTACAAAGGTTCCAGTGCTCATATCTGTTCAGAACGGTTCCTCTCAGGGGGACCTAAAGGGTTGTCAGGAGGAACAAGACCAGACATCAGGAGGGTAATCCAGAAAAGTTCTGGATCATTTTGTTACAGAGTTTGATAACCTGGAACCTTGGTTCATGGTCCACCTGCAGATCCTGAACCCTCAGAACTGCATGAGCTGAGTACTTCTGTGGTTCTGGGATCCACACCTGTCACATTGTGGATTTAAGGGCTTCCAGGCTGATGGGACACAGGCACAGTGGTTCCTGAAAAGCCTTTTGGTTTTGAGGTAGGTTAGCTTGAGCAACAGGCCAAGAGCCACCTGCCAGAAGACCTTCTCAGGTGTCTGACATTTTGTCCAAGTTTACTGTCTTTGGATGTAAAGACTTTGGGGGGTGAGACAAATGAGGGAGGAGCAAGAAGAGGAATGGTCAACAGCTCTGTCAGGTGACCTCCACTAGTTTTTTTACTTGAGGAAATGTTGAAACTATCAAATACTGAAAGAAGTCAGCTTGTGTATGTCCACCTGACCAGAAAATCCCTTTGGTTCTGGACCTCGGAGGACCACACGATGAACCCTCTGAagaccagtctccagtcagagTGGTGGAAGGCCTGATGATCCTGACATCAGTGACTTTTGGTTTCAACAGGAGGTATCCCAGATGCCAGGACATCACAGTCATGTGACTAACAGGGCACAAAAATCAACTTTGGTTTTTTCTTCTGAACAGGAAATCGTCTACAATTGTTGTGAAAGCTAACGGACATCAGAAAAGTCCCCTTCTGTTGTGGTATAGTATCATAGGGTCCTGAAACACCTCAGCAGACGTTCAAGCTTGTGTAAAGCTGTCAAAGAGGAGACCACCGCAGGGGTGTGAGGGGGAGCAGGcatgagaggaggagcaggaagtggtggGACAAGGATCTATGGAGTATTTATCCTCTACTTGTTTCAGGTTGAATCATGACCATCACTGGCTGAGGGGAGGCATCACCTCTCTGTGGGCGGAGCAAATAAAAATACCATTAGTGAATAGTGCATGATGTGGCACCTCCTATTTTGGTTGTAGTAGGCGGAGTAATGGTTGGCTTTGCTGggacttctgtgtgtgtgagtgtgtgtgtgacctgatTCAGCTCAATACTCTCAGCTGGACAACTTTTAGAACCTCTGAGACCAGTAACAGTAGGGGGACTTTTCCAGTTCATTTCCTTCCTGCAGAAGAGTCTGAGCACAGagaaggatgaggatgaggaggaggaggaggaggaggatagtGATGAGAAGGAGGACGACGATGAACTCACCGACGTTTGTACCccaggaggatgaagagcaggcagcagaggatgCAGGCGAGGCCGCTGTGAAGCCCAATAAGTAGCGTCGACATGGAACCATCAGACTGGCTGCAGTTACAGCTGGAGTCAGctggcacaaaaacaacaagtcATAT comes from the Takifugu rubripes chromosome 7, fTakRub1.2, whole genome shotgun sequence genome and includes:
- the LOC101076950 gene encoding gonadotropin-releasing hormone II receptor-like isoform X2, which encodes MSENMSSLAPPTSTVAPPTLPSTWTPPLSTWETPSFTSAAQFRVGATLVLFVFAACSNLALLASVGRGRRPPSHLRPLMLSLVSADLMMTFVVMPLDAVWNVTVQWHGGDALCKVLCFLKLFAMYASAFILVVISLDRHHVILHPLNSIKAHKRNRQMLLVAWTLSILLAMPQLFIFRAVRMEGADFTQCATHGSFSRRWQETVYNMFHFITLYVVPLLVMSCCYSRILLHIHLQHLREKGESYLRRSGTDIIPKARMKTLKMTVVIVLSFVVCWTPYYLLGIWYWFQPDMLRVTPEYVHHVLFVFGNLNTCCDPVIYGFYTPSFRADLAACFHQKRRNAARAPPNRARSRDVVN
- the LOC101076950 gene encoding gonadotropin-releasing hormone II receptor-like isoform X1 → MSENMSSLAPPTSTVAPPTLPSTWTPPLSTWETPSFTSAAQFRVGATLVLFVFAACSNLALLASVGRGRRPPSHLRPLMLSLVSADLMMTFVVMPLDAVWNVTVQWHGGDALCKVLCFLKLFAMYASAFILVVISLDRHHVILHPLNSIKAHKRNRQMLLVAWTLSILLAMPQLFIFRAVRMEGADFTQCATHGSFSRRWQETVYNMFHFITLYVVPLLVMSCCYSRILLHIHLQHLREKAGESYLRRSGTDIIPKARMKTLKMTVVIVLSFVVCWTPYYLLGIWYWFQPDMLRVTPEYVHHVLFVFGNLNTCCDPVIYGFYTPSFRADLAACFHQKRRNAARAPPNRARSRDVVN